The proteins below come from a single Aegilops tauschii subsp. strangulata cultivar AL8/78 chromosome 6, Aet v6.0, whole genome shotgun sequence genomic window:
- the LOC109773767 gene encoding nuclear pore complex protein NUP205: MAPPPPRELLAVVEAALLGPAPASPTQRVELLHAVRDAAPAFRALLSYPGPKASDRTQVEAKEVRLSDMPPITLDDTDVQTALKLSDELNLNEIECVRLLVSANREWVLYGREPLEIYRLAAGLWYMERRDLITSLYILLRSVVLDQGLDADLMYEIQNQMEALFSDGLRQRIITLVKELNREEPSGIGRPSSERYVLDFRGALVERRAIVSRERLSLSHCLALSALIKLMGPKEVKDTFSILKDCAAEVNENSTVELQITYGVLFSLVITFVSDALSNSHEKTSLPSSDSSFRHEFHELVMKTCNDTTAEGFVGVVRLAWTVLLMLTQDRNSARDSVINAFSRAVTDIWSCLDIICRLNAFKFLRERVMQAAAYQNDDDDIVYMYTGYAHKLMMCFLSHPTSRDKIKEIKEKAMNALSPYSLPQDHREDPNISGEQIGQPINQPFVSLLELVGEIYQKEPELVHGNEELWTFVVYAGEDHTNTQTLVAFLGLLSTLASSDVGAAKVYELLQGKIYRSVGWNTLFDCLSIYEEKFKKSLQSSTSMLPDFPEGDAQALVAYLAVLQKVVENGNPSERRKWFPDIEPLFKLLSYENVPPYLKGALRNSITAFVKVSPQLKDAVWSYLEQYDLPVVTVPPGQHAATQVYDMRFELNEVEARRESYPSTISFLNLVNALIAEERNISDKGRRFMGIFKFVYEDVFGPFPQRAYADPREKWELALACLEHFHMVLRMYDIKDDDIYAAFNTSGPSTSNASVEKQLPVLELVKDFMCGKVAFRNIMNIILMGVDTLINERTTQTYGILLEKAVHLSLEIFILVMERDLVLADVFRPLYQPLEIILSQNHRQIISLLEFVRYDYLPQIQQCSIKIMGILSSRIVGLVQLLLKEDVAKSVIEDYAACLEFRFDDFQVIENTKDDVGVLILQLLIDNICRPAPNITHLLLRFDVNGPIERTVLKPKSHYSCLKIILDNLEKVTKPDINALLHEFSFQLMYESCLDPLTCGPVMDLLSTTKYQFFSKHVGTIGVSPLPKRNNNQALRISMLHERAWLLKIQALALHVSDISSSVYREACLAILSDAFGHCAENMKNASMFQSPGTPICTSSGLMNRNKVLELLEVVQFRCPDTSMKYPQLLSNLRVESKIEEILRNSATSEFGGVYYFSERGDRLIDLDAFHQKLIQMSQELHTQLSESEKGELKESFHRMLKWAWRYNKNLEEQAAQLHMLTSWSQIVEVAVSRRMSLLENRSQLLFELLDASLGATSSPDCSVKMAYILTNVALTCMAKLRDERFICPTGADSDAVTCLDIISAKQLSNAACNSLLFKLIMAIMRNESSETLRRRQYALLLSYFQYCGSILDSDVPPSVIRFLLLEEQEGDDDELTLQNVLKEQSELARANFAIIRKEAQAVIDLVTKDAIHGSETGKAISFYVLDSLVSIDHEKYFLNQLQSRGILRSCLTDVSNYLSKDMSFSSEFSQRFCTIDAQFSLLLRITHHYGKHGSQILLSMGALQNLSSCSLSGYQKKGSSRLNSNVVKERAGEIDKKWSLTAPVLRIITSFTSLVDSADFLEVKNKIVREIVDFAKQHQSIFNSILRENISGANAFSLERLNMVVSILSKIWAYEENDECSYVQDLFSMMHSLFSLDFGSLNFIQSPNMIENQKSELVLFGICFGLISYLYFLATKKNMRFQISDGDNNKLGQQQPTLQMVSNLLNSVTLALERVGEEKYLLLNKVRDLNELSRKEVDEIIKVCMKQDCISPNDNIRKRRYIAMIDLCCMAGNRDQLITLLLQVAECAITILLVHFHDEACAEDLSSFSDELLPLLERLEHLKEDKVGRNLKLFYRSVSTLKEMTVRSMTM; this comes from the exons atggcgccgccaccgccgcgcgAGCTCCTGGCCGTCGTCGAGGCGGCGCTGCTCGGTCCCGCACCGGCGTCGCCGACGCAGCGCGTGGAGCTCCTCCACGCCGTCCGCGATGCCGCCCCCGCATTCCGCGCGCTCCTCTCTTACCCG GGGCCAAAGGCGTCCGATCGAACTCAGGTGGAGGCCAAGGAGGTTCGGCTCTCGGACATGCCACCAATCACGCTCGATGACACCGACGTGCAGACT GCCCTTAAGCTGAGTGATGAACTCAATCTTAATGAAATTGAGTGTGTTCGCTTGCTAGTTTCTGCCAACAGAGAG TGGGTTCTATATGGTCGGGAGCCACTGGAAATATATAGGCTTGCAGCTGGCCTTTGGTACATGGAGAGGAGAGATCTGATAACTTCTCTGTACATTTTGTTGCGG TCTGTTGTACTTGACCAAGGGCTTGATGCTGATCTGATGTATGAAATCCAAAATCAAATGGAGGCTCTTTTTAGCGACGGTCTCCGACAGCGGATAATCACCCTTGTAAAG GAGCTTAACCGAGAAGAACCATCTGGTATTGGCCGACCAAGCTCTGAGCGCTATGTGCTTGATTTCAGAGGAGCTCTTGTCGAGAGGCGTGCCATTGTCTCCCGAGAGAGATTAAGTTTGAGTCACTGCCTTGCTCTTTCTGCACTTATCAAACTAATGG GTCCCAAGGAGGTTAAGGATACATTTTCAATATTAAAAGACTGCGCAGCTGAAGTAAATGAAAATTCTACTGTCGAGCTTCAg ATCACCTATGGTGTCCTATTCTCTCTTGTAATAACTTTTGTTTCTGATGCCCTAAGTAATTCCCATGAGAAAACATCTCTGCCATCGTCTGATTCCTCGTTCAGACATGAATTTCATGAACTA GTGATGAAGACATGTAACGATACCACCGCTGAAGGATTTGTTGGTGTTGTGCGGCTTGCATGGACTGTTCTTTTGATGTTAACACAAGATCGAAATAGCGCAAGAGACTCAGTCATTAATGCTTTCTCCAGAGCTGTGACTGATATTTGGTCATGTCTGGATATTATCTGTCGCCTGAATGCTTTTAAATTTTTACGGGAGCGAGTTATGCAAGCAGCTGCTTACCAG AATGACGATGATGACATTGTTTACATGTACACTGGCTATGCGCACAAGTTGATGATGTGCTTTCTCTCCCATCCGACTTCTAGAGATAAG ATAAAAGAAATCAAGGAAAAAGCAATGAATGCTCTCAGCCCATACTCTCTACCACAGGATCATAGAGAAGATCCTAATATAAGTGGGGAACAGATTGGTCAGCCTATTAACCAGCCTTTTGTATCCCTATTGGAACTAGTTGGGGAAATCTATCAG AAAGAGCCTGAGCTAGTGCATGGAAACGAGGAACTGTGGACCTTTGTCGTATATGCAGGCGAAGATCACACCAATACACAAACCCTCGTGGCCTTCCTTGGACTTCTAAGTACTTTG GCTTCCAGTGACGTTGGTGCCGCCAAGGTATATGAATTGCTCCAGGGAAAAATTTACCGCTCAGTTGGATGGAACACTTTGTTTGACTGCTTATCTATTTACGAAGAGAAGTTTAAGAAATCCCTTCAATCTTCCACAAGCATGTTGCCTGATTTTCCAGAGGGAGATGCACAGGCACTTGTTGCGTATTTAGCTGTCCTTCAGAAG GTGGTGGAAAATGGAAATCCATCTGAAAGAAGGAAATGGTTCCCTGACATTGAACCTTTGTTTAAGCTTCTAAGCTATGAAAATGTGCCCCCGTATTTGAAG GGGGCTTTGCGGAATTCAATCACTGCATTTGTCAAAGTTTCACCCCAGTTGAAAGATGCTGTTTGGAGTTATCTTGAACAATATGATCTTCCGGTGGTTACGGTACCACCTGGGCAGCATGCGGCAACACAG GTCTATGACATGAGGTTTGAGTTGAATGAAGTTGAAGCAAGGAGGGAAAGTTATCCATCAACCATATCATTTCTCAACTTGGTCAATGCTCTCATTGCAGAAGAAAGAAACATAAGTGACAAAGGCCGGAG GTTCATGGGTATCTTTAAATTTGTATATGAGGATGTCTTTGGGCCTTTTCCCCAAAGAGCCTATGCTGACCCTCGGGAAAAGTGGGAATTAGCACTGGCCTGCTTGGAGCACTTTCATAT GGTTTTGCGCATGTACGACATAAAGGATGATGATATTTATGCTGCTTTTAACACGTCTGGGCCTTCAACATCAAATGCCTCAGTCGAGAAACAGCTCCCGGTGCTAGAACTTGTGAAA GATTTCATGTGTGGGAAGGTTGCATTCCGCAATATTATGAACATCATACTAATGGGTGTTGACACTCTAATTAATGAACGGACTACCCAAACTTACGGGATTCTTCTGGAGAAAGCTGTCCATCTTTCACTTGAAATATTTATTCTCGTAATGGAGAGAGACCTGGTTCTTGCTGATGTTTTCCGTCCACTCTACCAG CCCTTGGAGATTATATTATCTCAGAATCATAGACAAATTATATCTTTGCTAGAGTTTGTTCGATATGATTATCTTCCTCAGATTCAGCAGTGTTCAATAAAGATTATGGGCATCCTGAG TTCTAGAATAGTTGGGCTTGTACAGTTGCTTCTGAAAGAAGATGTTGCTAAATCTGTAATTGAGGATTACGCTGCTTGCTTGGAGTTCCGTTTTGACGATTTCCAGGTCATAGAGAACACAAAAGATGACGTCGGTGTTCTAATACTGCAG CTACTTATTGACAATATTTGTCGTCCAGCTCCCAACATTACACATTTACTCCTAAGATTTGATGTCAATGGACCTATAGAACGAACTGTTCTAAAACCAAAATCCCACTACAG TTGTTTAAAGATAATCCTTGACAATCTCGAAAAGGTGACAAAGCCAGATATAAATGCTTTACTTCACGAGTTCAGTTTTCAG CTGATGTACGAGTCATGTCTTGATCCTTTAACTTGTGGACCTGTCATGGATCTCCTGAGTACAACGAAGTACCAGTTCTTTTCAAAG CATGTTGGGACCATCGGTGTTTCACCACTTCCCAAAAGGAACAATAATCAGGCTCTTCGCATCAGCATGCTCCATGAG AGGGCGTGGTTGCTAAAGATACAAGCATTGGCACTACATGTATCTGATATATCATCATCTGTGTATCGGGAAGCTTGTCTGGCTATTCTTAGCGATGCTTTTGGTCACTGTGCTGAGAACATGAAGAATGCAAGCATGTTCCAATCTCCTGGCACTCCCATTTGCACTAGCAGTGGGCTGATGAATAGAAATAAG GTTTTGGAATTGCTTGAAGTTGTACAGTTCAGATGTCCAGACACTTCAATGAAATACCCTCAGTTGCTTTCAAATCTGAGAGTTGAATCAAAG ATTGAAGAGATCCTACGGAATTCTGCAACATCTGAATTTGGCGGTGTATATTATTTTTCGGAGAGAGGTGATCGACTGATTGATCTGGATGCGTTCCATCAAAAGCTTATCCAG ATGTCACAAGAACTGCACACACAATTGAGCGAGTCTGAGAAAGGAGAGCTAAAAGAATCGTTCCATCGTATGCTGAAATGGGCCTGGAGATATAACAAAAATCTTGAAGAACAGGCAGCCCAGCTTCACATGTTAACTAGCTGGTCTCAAATTGTTGAA GTAGCTGTATCAAGAAGGATGTCATTGCTTGAGAATCGTTCACAGTTATTGTTTGA GCTGCTTGACGCTTCATTGGGTGCCACATCATCTCCAGACTGTTCAGTGAAAATGGCGTATATTTTAACCAAT GTAGCATTGACCTGTATGGCTAAACTGCGGGATGAAAGATTCATATGCCCAACTGGTGCAGATTCTGATGCAGTTACGTGCCTTGACATTATCTCGGCAAAACAGTTGTCAAATGCAGCCTGTAACTCATTGTTGTTCAAGCTCATTATGGCAATAATGAGAAATGAATCGTCTGAAACCTTGAGAAGACG CCAATATGCATTACTATTGAGTTACTTCCAGTATTGTGGTAGCATTCTCGACTCTGATGTTCCTCCGTCAGTTATCCGTTTCTTGCTACTTGAAGAACaggagggagatgatgatgaactcACTCTTCAAAATGTTCTGAAGGAGCAAAGTGAATTAGCACGTGCCAACTTTGCTATCATAAGGAAGGAAGCTCAAGCTGTCATCGATTTG GTTACTAAGGATGCTATCCATGGGAGCGAAACTGGGAAAGCAATTTCGTTTTATGTTCTTGATTCATTAGTTAGTATTGACCATGAAAAGTATTTCTTAAACCAGCTTCAAAGTCGAGGAATTCTCAGATCATGTCTAACTGATGTTAGCAACTATTTGTCAAAG gacatgtcattctcatcagaGTTTTCACAGCGGTTTTGCACTATTGATGCTCAGTTTTCATTACTTCTGAGAATCACTCACCATTATGGCAAACATGGCTCTCAGATTTTGTTATCCATGGGTGCTTTACAAAATCTTTCATCGTGCAGCCTCTCGGGTTATCAGAAAAAG GGAAGTTCAAGGCTAAACTCCAATGTTGTGAAGGAACGAGCTGGGGAAATTGACAAGAAGTGGTCTCTTACTGCACCAGTACTGCGGATAATCACATCTTTCACATCCCTCGTGGACTCAGCTGATTTTCTTGAG GTGAAGAACAAAATTGTACGTGAGATAGTGGATTTTGCCAAGCAGCATCAGTCCATTTTTAATAGCATTTTAAGAGAGAACATATCTGGAGCTAATGCCTTCAGCTTGGAGCGGCTTAATATGGTGGTTTCTATTCTCAGCAAG ATATGGGCATACGAGGAAAATGATGAATGCAGCTATGTCCAAGATCTATTCTCCATGATGCATTCTCTTTTTAGTCTTGATTTTGGATCTCTGAATTTCATTCAATCACCAAATATGATTGAG AATCAGAAGTCAGAGTTGGTATTATTTGGTATCTGCTTTGGCCTAATCTCTTACCTATATTTTCTGGCTACAAAGAAGAACATGCGGTTTCAA ATTTCAGACGGTGATAACAACAAACTTGGCCAGCAGCAACCAACACTACAAATGGTTTCAAATCTTCTGAACTCTGTAACACTTGCTCTTGAGAGAGTAGGTGAAGAAAAATATTTGTTGTTGAATAAG GTTCGTGATTTGAATGAGTTATCTAGGAAGGAGGTCGATGAGATAATAAAAGTATGCATGAAGCAAGATTGCATCTCGCCCAATGATAACATCCGTAAAAG GAGATATATTGCAATGATAGATTTGTGTTGCATGGCTGGCAACCGAGACCAGCTTATAACACTTCTACTCCAAGTCGCCGAATGTGCCATCACTATTCTCCTTGTTCATTTCCACGATGA AGCTTGTGCAGAAGACTTGTCTTCATTTTCCGATGAACTACTCCCTTTATTGGAGAGGCTAGAGCATCTAAAAGAG GACAAAGTTGGACGTAATCTCAAGTTGTTCTACAGATCTGTTAGCACTCTGAAAGAGATGACCGTAAGAAGCATGACCATGTGA